One Dialister invisus DSM 15470 genomic region harbors:
- the rnmV gene encoding ribonuclease M5 — protein MIQQVIVVEGKSDIARVRQAVDADLIATGGYALRSAVIQDIRAAYEKRGIIILTDPDGPGEKIRSRLSVMFPEALHAFVPKSEASTEDDVGIEDASPESIRKALDKVRILYQESSHEFHMEDLWNSGLTGAEDATGKRASVGAILGIGYGNAKQFLRRLNHFGITRKEWESALAECGRKNERR, from the coding sequence ATGATTCAGCAGGTTATCGTTGTCGAGGGCAAATCGGATATTGCCCGTGTGAGACAGGCGGTAGATGCGGATCTGATTGCGACCGGAGGCTATGCCCTCCGGTCTGCTGTTATACAGGATATTCGTGCCGCTTATGAAAAAAGAGGGATTATTATACTGACTGATCCGGATGGTCCCGGTGAAAAAATAAGAAGCAGACTTTCCGTTATGTTTCCTGAAGCACTTCATGCTTTTGTTCCGAAAAGTGAAGCGTCTACGGAGGATGATGTGGGGATTGAAGATGCATCTCCGGAGTCGATTAGAAAAGCTTTGGATAAAGTACGGATACTTTATCAGGAAAGTTCCCATGAATTTCATATGGAAGATCTTTGGAATTCCGGCCTTACGGGTGCGGAAGATGCCACGGGGAAAAGAGCATCTGTTGGGGCTATACTTGGCATCGGATATGGGAATGCCAAGCAGTTTTTGCGCAGGCTGAATCATTTTGGGATTACACGAAAGGAGTGGGAATCCGCGTTGGCAGAGTGCGGGAGAAAGAATGAAAGACGCTAA
- the tpiA gene encoding triose-phosphate isomerase has product MPVRTRLIAGNWKMNRTAMETEQFLGRFDAEMGKAELLICMPFTDLYLAEKYLAGTGIKWGAQNVYPAEKGAFTGEISPGMLKETGCSYVICGHSERRQILCESDEFVGKKVKIVLAYGMTPILCVGETLEERESGQMKTRLLEEMRAALSGLSPEELLRTVIAYEPVWAIGTGKAATAQDAETVSAFIRKTIEAFSSGGVAERIRILYGGSVTGENISSFLREKDVDGALIGGASLKAEELLSIYKKACE; this is encoded by the coding sequence ATGCCGGTGCGGACAAGACTGATTGCGGGAAATTGGAAAATGAATCGTACCGCCATGGAAACGGAACAGTTTCTCGGCCGATTCGATGCGGAAATGGGGAAAGCCGAACTTTTAATCTGTATGCCTTTCACCGATTTGTACTTGGCGGAAAAATACCTGGCAGGTACGGGCATAAAGTGGGGGGCGCAAAATGTGTATCCGGCGGAGAAAGGCGCATTTACCGGAGAAATATCTCCTGGTATGTTAAAAGAAACAGGCTGTTCTTATGTCATCTGCGGACATTCGGAACGCCGACAGATTTTATGTGAATCCGATGAGTTTGTAGGGAAAAAGGTGAAAATAGTCCTTGCGTATGGAATGACGCCTATCCTTTGTGTCGGTGAAACCTTGGAAGAGCGGGAAAGCGGGCAGATGAAAACACGTTTGCTGGAAGAAATGAGAGCGGCGCTGTCGGGGCTTTCCCCGGAAGAATTATTACGGACAGTTATTGCTTATGAACCTGTTTGGGCGATCGGTACGGGAAAAGCGGCCACCGCGCAGGATGCGGAAACTGTATCCGCGTTTATTCGCAAAACAATAGAAGCGTTTTCATCCGGGGGAGTCGCAGAACGGATACGAATTTTGTATGGCGGTTCCGTAACAGGAGAGAATATTTCTTCTTTCCTTAGAGAAAAAGATGTGGACGGCGCTCTTATCGGCGGTGCCAGTCTGAAAGCAGAAGAATTATTGTCTATTTATAAAAAAGCATGTGAATAA
- a CDS encoding phosphoglycerate kinase produces MNKQTIYDIDVAGKTVYVRVDYNVPCDKDGHITDDRRIRSTLPTIRYLLKEGAAVILASHMGRPKGERNPELSLRPAAERLSELLEQPVQFADDCIGSETAAMKKALQPGQVLLLENLRFHKEEEKNDPDFAKALVEGCTAAVNDAFGVSHRAHASVVGVGKLLPMVSGLLLKKEIDFLDGVIENPKRPFAAIIGGAKISDKIQVIANLMEKADVIMIGGGMANTFVAAEGYDMGRSLQDKDRFELARNLMKKAKEMGSDIILPVDFMAGDAFSEKANIKVLEAKDFSDPWMALDIGPKTIRLYTETLKKMKSVVWNGPMGVFEMKPFATGTFTIAEAIANLDATTVIGGGESASVVDQMGIEDKFSHVSTGGGASLEMLEGMVLPGVAVLADKE; encoded by the coding sequence ATGAATAAACAGACGATTTACGATATTGATGTAGCGGGAAAAACGGTATATGTCCGTGTGGATTATAATGTTCCCTGTGACAAGGATGGGCATATCACCGATGACAGAAGAATCCGTTCTACACTCCCGACTATCCGATATTTACTGAAAGAGGGGGCAGCAGTCATTTTGGCAAGCCATATGGGGCGGCCTAAAGGGGAGCGGAACCCGGAACTTTCTCTTCGCCCTGCGGCGGAAAGACTGTCAGAACTTTTGGAACAGCCGGTACAATTTGCCGATGACTGCATCGGCAGCGAAACGGCCGCCATGAAAAAAGCGCTTCAGCCGGGACAGGTGCTGCTTCTTGAAAATCTTCGTTTCCATAAAGAAGAAGAAAAGAATGATCCCGATTTTGCAAAAGCGCTGGTGGAAGGCTGTACAGCAGCTGTGAATGACGCATTTGGCGTTTCTCACAGAGCCCATGCCTCTGTTGTGGGGGTTGGTAAATTATTGCCTATGGTATCCGGACTCTTACTGAAGAAGGAAATAGATTTCCTCGACGGTGTTATTGAAAATCCGAAGCGTCCTTTTGCGGCCATTATCGGCGGGGCTAAGATCAGTGACAAAATCCAGGTGATTGCCAACCTGATGGAAAAAGCGGATGTCATCATGATCGGCGGCGGTATGGCAAATACTTTTGTCGCGGCGGAAGGCTATGACATGGGCCGGTCTTTGCAGGATAAAGATCGCTTTGAACTGGCACGCAACCTGATGAAAAAAGCAAAGGAAATGGGATCGGACATAATACTTCCTGTAGATTTTATGGCGGGAGATGCTTTTTCAGAAAAAGCAAATATAAAAGTATTGGAGGCGAAAGATTTCAGCGATCCCTGGATGGCTCTTGATATCGGACCGAAGACAATCCGTCTCTATACAGAAACACTGAAAAAAATGAAATCTGTTGTCTGGAACGGACCGATGGGTGTATTTGAGATGAAGCCTTTTGCAACCGGGACTTTTACTATTGCGGAAGCTATTGCAAACTTGGATGCGACAACTGTTATCGGCGGCGGAGAATCCGCTTCCGTTGTGGATCAGATGGGGATTGAAGATAAGTTCTCTCATGTGTCTACCGGCGGCGGCGCTTCTTTGGAAATGCTGGAGGGGATGGTTCTTCCCGGTGTGGCTGTTCTTGCAGATAAGGAGTGA
- a CDS encoding gamma carbonic anhydrase family protein, with product MYTLSNLNFMGKSPKIDPDAFVAPRVFLAGDVRISRYASLWPGVVARGDVNYISIGECSNVQDLVCLHVADDFPCIIGDYVTIGHCACVHACTIEDHVLIGMNATVLTGAKVGKGSIIAAGALVLENQVIPPNSLVVGVPGKVKSTINALKNIHAQALKYKSEWAIGYGVKPDIGGELYHGEKIV from the coding sequence ATGTACACACTTTCCAATCTTAATTTTATGGGGAAGAGTCCCAAAATTGATCCTGATGCTTTTGTTGCACCCCGCGTATTCCTGGCCGGCGATGTGCGTATAAGCAGATACGCCAGCCTTTGGCCCGGTGTTGTCGCAAGAGGTGATGTTAACTATATTTCCATAGGCGAATGTTCCAATGTACAGGATTTGGTATGCCTTCACGTCGCCGATGATTTTCCCTGCATCATCGGCGACTATGTTACCATCGGACACTGCGCCTGCGTACATGCCTGCACGATTGAAGACCATGTCCTCATTGGTATGAACGCCACTGTTCTGACGGGAGCAAAAGTAGGCAAAGGTTCAATCATCGCTGCCGGTGCCCTTGTCCTGGAAAATCAGGTCATTCCGCCAAACTCCCTCGTTGTCGGCGTCCCCGGCAAAGTAAAATCCACTATCAATGCACTTAAAAACATCCATGCCCAGGCTTTGAAATACAAAAGTGAATGGGCTATCGGCTACGGTGTAAAACCCGATATTGGAGGCGAGCTTTACCACGGAGAAAAAATCGTTTAA
- the serS gene encoding serine--tRNA ligase produces the protein MLDIKFIRENTEAVKANLVNRHNDFDLDEVIELDRKRRELLQMTEALKSERNAETKKIALAKKNKEDASVAISAMREVGTKIAAIDKELAGVELILQDSLLRIPNMTDASVPVGKDDSENPEVRRWGEIRKFPFPAKEHYELGENLGILDSERAGKVSGARFYFYLSMAARLERAVYNFMLDVHTQQNDFTEVIPPYIINGASMQGTGQLPKFEDDMYKVEGENMYMTPTAEVPLTNYFSGEILDGAVLPVHLTALTPCFRKEAGSAGKDTRGLIRQHQFHKVEMVKYCKPEDSWDELESLTAEAEKILQLLKLPYHVVCLCTGDIGFSSAKTYDIEVWMPGQQKYREISSCSNCLDFQARRANIRFRRHQGDKPEFVHTLNGSGLAVGRTVAAIMENYQQEDGTIVVPDVLRPYMNGLEIIGKRESFVSSKGE, from the coding sequence ATGTTGGATATTAAATTTATTAGGGAAAATACGGAAGCGGTAAAAGCAAATCTGGTTAATCGCCATAACGATTTTGACTTGGATGAGGTTATTGAGCTGGACAGGAAGAGAAGAGAGCTTCTGCAGATGACAGAAGCGTTGAAGAGTGAGCGCAATGCGGAAACAAAAAAGATTGCTCTGGCAAAAAAGAACAAGGAAGATGCTTCTGTTGCCATTTCTGCTATGAGAGAAGTAGGGACAAAGATTGCTGCCATTGATAAGGAGCTGGCAGGCGTGGAGCTCATATTACAGGACAGTCTTTTACGCATTCCAAATATGACAGATGCTTCTGTGCCGGTTGGAAAAGATGACAGTGAAAATCCGGAAGTCCGTCGCTGGGGTGAAATTCGTAAATTCCCTTTCCCTGCAAAAGAACATTATGAATTAGGAGAAAACCTGGGCATTCTTGATTCTGAACGGGCGGGGAAGGTGTCAGGTGCGCGTTTCTATTTCTATCTCAGTATGGCAGCCCGTCTGGAAAGAGCTGTGTACAATTTCATGCTTGATGTTCATACACAGCAGAATGATTTCACGGAAGTTATTCCACCATATATCATTAATGGTGCTTCTATGCAGGGAACCGGACAGCTCCCTAAATTTGAGGATGATATGTACAAAGTGGAAGGGGAAAATATGTACATGACTCCAACAGCAGAAGTGCCGCTGACCAACTATTTCTCCGGAGAAATTTTAGATGGAGCCGTGCTCCCTGTCCATCTCACGGCACTGACCCCGTGTTTCCGTAAAGAAGCAGGCTCTGCGGGGAAAGATACCCGTGGACTGATTCGACAGCATCAATTTCACAAAGTAGAAATGGTGAAATATTGTAAACCGGAAGATAGCTGGGATGAATTGGAAAGTTTGACTGCAGAAGCAGAAAAAATTCTTCAGCTGCTGAAACTGCCATATCATGTAGTATGTCTCTGCACTGGGGATATAGGCTTCTCCTCAGCAAAAACTTATGATATCGAAGTGTGGATGCCAGGGCAGCAGAAGTATAGAGAAATTTCCTCGTGCTCCAACTGTCTTGATTTTCAGGCACGCCGGGCAAATATCCGCTTCCGCCGGCATCAGGGGGATAAGCCGGAATTTGTTCATACACTGAACGGGTCAGGGCTTGCTGTTGGAAGAACGGTAGCTGCTATCATGGAAAATTATCAGCAGGAAGATGGAACGATTGTCGTGCCGGACGTGCTTCGCCCATATATGAATGGCCTTGAAATTATCGGCAAGCGCGAAAGTTTTGTGAGTTCCAAAGGTGAATAA
- a CDS encoding nitronate monooxygenase, with protein MSWNTKITKLLNIDYPIIQGAMAYISDGVLAAAMSHAGCAGVIGSGGFTPDEVQSHIRRFKDIAGSQKVYGVNLMLQDDNKDDIAQIICDEKVPFVTIGAGNPIPWFEPFHQKGIKCIPVVPNVKLAQRVQAHGADALVVEGMEAGGHDGKLTLMALLENVLPDIEIPVIAAGGIADGRGIAASLLMGASGVQMGTRFLLAEECSLHPKAKDAIMAAADTDSVVTGFTTDDSVRGLKNRFSDRYLKAEYSGASPDELSSISAGTTKRGALFGDTENGFILAGMSLTHLTKIQSAKEIVEELVSETERRLAAAPRLI; from the coding sequence ATGTCTTGGAATACGAAAATCACAAAGCTTCTCAACATTGATTATCCTATCATCCAAGGTGCCATGGCGTACATTTCTGACGGTGTCCTGGCAGCCGCTATGAGCCATGCAGGCTGTGCAGGCGTCATTGGTTCAGGTGGATTTACCCCTGATGAAGTACAGTCCCATATCCGCCGTTTTAAAGATATCGCCGGTTCGCAAAAAGTCTACGGTGTCAACCTGATGCTGCAAGATGATAATAAAGATGACATAGCGCAAATCATTTGCGATGAGAAAGTCCCTTTTGTCACCATTGGCGCAGGAAACCCTATCCCCTGGTTTGAACCGTTTCACCAAAAAGGAATCAAATGTATTCCTGTCGTTCCCAATGTGAAACTGGCACAAAGGGTACAGGCTCATGGCGCCGACGCTCTCGTAGTAGAAGGTATGGAAGCCGGAGGTCACGACGGAAAACTGACGCTCATGGCGCTTTTAGAGAACGTTCTGCCGGATATAGAAATTCCTGTGATTGCCGCCGGCGGTATTGCCGACGGACGGGGTATCGCCGCATCGCTTCTTATGGGCGCATCCGGAGTCCAGATGGGTACACGTTTCCTCCTAGCTGAAGAATGCAGTCTCCACCCGAAAGCGAAGGATGCTATCATGGCAGCAGCGGATACGGATTCTGTTGTTACAGGATTTACCACCGACGACAGTGTAAGAGGCCTCAAAAACCGATTCTCCGATCGTTATCTGAAAGCGGAGTACAGCGGTGCTTCACCTGATGAACTGTCATCTATCTCTGCAGGTACCACAAAGAGAGGGGCTCTTTTTGGCGATACGGAAAATGGTTTTATTCTGGCCGGCATGTCCCTTACCCATTTGACAAAAATTCAATCTGCAAAAGAAATCGTAGAGGAACTCGTTTCTGAAACGGAACGGCGCCTTGCGGCGGCTCCAAGGCTCATCTGA
- a CDS encoding response regulator transcription factor: protein MRNCVLVVERDPSVSRFMQLKLEEEGFSCLVDNIGDSVVDLAGQRQVDIIVLDPDDPMEDGDKILENVREISTIPIIYLSSDGSVDRKVEVLNAGADDYLTKPYATKELIARIRSTLRRHEEPKIVADPSFNIGDLAIYPDRHEVRVGDEVVDLTKKEFDLLLFLAKNKNRVLKREEVLEKVWGYGYAGKTNIVDVYVRYLRSKIDEKVGKKYIHTVRGIGYVARD from the coding sequence ATGAGAAATTGTGTATTAGTAGTTGAACGTGATCCGAGTGTCAGCCGTTTCATGCAGCTTAAGCTGGAAGAAGAAGGATTTTCCTGTTTGGTAGACAATATTGGTGATTCTGTGGTAGATCTGGCAGGACAGCGCCAAGTGGACATCATTGTCCTTGATCCGGATGATCCCATGGAAGATGGCGATAAAATTCTTGAGAACGTAAGAGAAATCAGCACGATTCCGATTATTTACCTGTCTTCTGACGGTAGTGTGGACAGAAAAGTTGAAGTGCTGAATGCAGGTGCTGATGATTATCTGACCAAACCTTATGCCACAAAAGAATTGATTGCCAGAATCCGTTCTACACTGCGCCGTCATGAGGAGCCGAAAATTGTGGCCGACCCGTCTTTTAATATCGGAGACCTGGCAATTTATCCGGATCGCCATGAAGTACGTGTCGGTGATGAAGTCGTGGATCTGACGAAGAAGGAATTTGATTTACTCTTATTCCTGGCAAAAAATAAAAATCGTGTCCTGAAACGTGAAGAAGTTCTTGAAAAGGTTTGGGGATATGGATATGCAGGGAAAACGAATATTGTAGATGTATATGTCCGTTACCTGCGAAGCAAAATTGATGAAAAAGTAGGAAAGAAATATATCCATACTGTTCGTGGTATCGGGTATGTAGCAAGAGACTGA
- the lysA gene encoding diaminopimelate decarboxylase, which yields MSEKKLPFSEELVREIAAVYGTPFHLYDEKGISDNVKRLQKAFSWSSDFHEYFAVKATPNPWIMKSLKKLGVGADCSSMAELILAETVGITGEEIVFSSNDTPDEEFLKAHELGAIINLDDISNLDDMERLHLVPKRICFRYNPGPDLARGNAIIGTPQEAKYGMTREQLLKCVAWAKNKGIGYIGIHTMVISAELELPGLLGTISMMFDLANEIRNTHGVTVSFIDFGGGIGIPYRPEQEPVDLEGLGEGAKKLFEEKMRGFENTRICFECGRMITGPYGYLVTKAIHYKNIYRDYIGVDACMADLMRPGIYGAYHHVSVLGKGNLPKNKIYDVVGSLCENSDKFAIQRELPEIEMGDLIIIHDTGAHGHSMGYNYNGRLRHQEIMVHEDGTVQQIRRNETLHDLFATLTYPELHENVDKLEK from the coding sequence ATGAGTGAAAAGAAGCTGCCCTTCAGCGAAGAGCTGGTCAGGGAGATTGCTGCCGTTTACGGTACGCCGTTTCACCTCTACGATGAAAAAGGGATATCGGATAATGTAAAACGCCTGCAGAAAGCCTTTTCCTGGAGTTCGGATTTTCATGAATATTTCGCGGTGAAGGCGACACCCAATCCGTGGATTATGAAAAGCTTAAAAAAACTTGGCGTGGGTGCAGACTGCAGTTCCATGGCAGAATTGATTTTGGCGGAAACGGTGGGAATCACAGGAGAGGAAATTGTTTTTTCTTCCAATGACACACCGGATGAAGAGTTTCTGAAAGCGCATGAGCTTGGGGCTATTATTAATCTGGATGATATTTCCAATTTGGATGATATGGAACGGCTTCACCTGGTACCGAAACGCATCTGTTTCCGATATAATCCCGGGCCTGATCTGGCGAGGGGGAATGCAATTATCGGTACACCCCAGGAAGCGAAGTACGGCATGACCCGCGAGCAGCTTCTCAAATGTGTGGCATGGGCGAAGAATAAGGGTATCGGATATATCGGTATTCATACTATGGTTATTTCCGCAGAGCTGGAACTTCCGGGACTTTTGGGAACCATCAGCATGATGTTTGATTTGGCTAATGAAATACGTAATACTCATGGTGTAACGGTGAGCTTTATCGATTTCGGCGGCGGGATCGGGATTCCCTATCGGCCTGAACAGGAACCTGTAGATCTGGAGGGACTTGGAGAAGGTGCGAAAAAACTTTTTGAAGAAAAAATGCGGGGATTTGAAAATACGCGTATTTGTTTCGAGTGCGGCCGAATGATTACAGGACCTTACGGTTACCTTGTAACAAAAGCGATCCATTACAAAAATATTTACAGGGATTACATCGGCGTAGATGCATGTATGGCTGATCTGATGCGTCCCGGTATATATGGTGCTTATCATCATGTAAGTGTTCTTGGCAAGGGAAATTTGCCTAAGAACAAAATTTATGACGTGGTTGGCTCCCTTTGCGAAAATTCCGATAAGTTCGCCATTCAGAGAGAACTGCCGGAAATTGAAATGGGGGATCTTATCATCATTCATGATACCGGTGCCCATGGACACAGTATGGGGTACAATTATAATGGCCGTCTGCGCCATCAGGAAATCATGGTTCATGAAGATGGAACCGTGCAGCAGATTCGCAGAAATGAAACGCTCCATGATCTGTTTGCTACTCTTACTTATCCCGAACTTCATGAAAATGTAGATAAGCTGGAAAAATAA
- the eno gene encoding phosphopyruvate hydratase, translated as MAVITDLHAREILDSRGNPTVEVEMTLEDGAFARAGVPSGASTGMFEATELRDGDENRYDGKGVLCAVNNVNGEIADAVLGWDASDQRGLDHILINLDGTPNKSRLGANAILGVSLAAAHASAESAELPLFQYLGGINAHNLPVPMMNIINGGAHADNNVDIQESMIMPVGASSFSEGLRMCAEVYHALKTVLKKSHLSTAVGDEGGFAPDLPSNEAAMEVICEAVEKAGYTAGKDIVLAADVAASELLGDDGLYHLSGDHAAKTAEEMISFYEDLVNKYPIISIEDGLGEEDWGGWKKLTAVLGKRVQLVGDDLFVTNTSRLSKGIHEGVANSILIKLNQIGTITETFEAVQMAQRSGYTAVISHRSGETADTTIADVAVALNAGQIKTGAPCRTERVAKYNQLLRIEEALDADAFYGSGSLTHRMRDILK; from the coding sequence ATGGCAGTTATTACAGATCTTCACGCAAGAGAGATTCTTGATTCCCGTGGAAATCCCACGGTAGAAGTAGAAATGACACTGGAAGATGGAGCTTTCGCAAGGGCGGGAGTTCCTTCCGGCGCATCTACAGGTATGTTTGAAGCAACGGAACTTCGTGATGGTGATGAGAACCGTTATGATGGAAAAGGTGTTCTCTGCGCTGTCAATAATGTGAATGGAGAAATTGCTGATGCTGTTCTTGGCTGGGATGCCAGTGACCAGCGCGGATTGGATCATATCCTGATTAATTTGGACGGCACACCGAATAAGAGCCGCCTTGGTGCCAATGCTATTCTTGGGGTATCTCTTGCGGCTGCTCATGCTTCCGCGGAATCAGCAGAACTTCCGCTGTTCCAGTACCTTGGCGGTATTAATGCCCATAATCTTCCGGTTCCTATGATGAACATCATTAATGGAGGAGCTCATGCGGATAACAATGTGGATATTCAGGAAAGCATGATAATGCCCGTCGGTGCTTCTTCTTTCTCTGAAGGACTTCGTATGTGCGCAGAAGTATATCATGCCTTGAAAACAGTATTAAAAAAGAGTCATTTATCCACGGCAGTTGGTGATGAAGGCGGCTTTGCGCCTGATCTGCCGTCTAATGAAGCAGCGATGGAAGTTATCTGTGAAGCGGTAGAAAAAGCGGGTTATACGGCGGGGAAAGATATCGTTCTGGCAGCTGATGTGGCGGCATCTGAACTTCTGGGCGATGACGGATTGTACCATTTGTCCGGGGATCATGCCGCTAAAACGGCAGAAGAAATGATTTCTTTTTATGAAGACCTTGTCAATAAATATCCGATCATTTCCATTGAAGATGGTCTTGGAGAGGAAGACTGGGGAGGTTGGAAAAAATTAACGGCTGTGTTGGGGAAACGTGTACAGCTGGTGGGTGATGATCTTTTTGTTACCAATACAAGCCGCTTATCCAAAGGAATCCATGAAGGTGTTGCCAATTCTATTTTGATCAAGCTGAACCAGATCGGGACGATTACAGAGACCTTTGAGGCGGTGCAGATGGCGCAGAGAAGCGGATACACCGCAGTTATTTCTCACCGCAGCGGTGAAACGGCTGATACGACAATTGCTGATGTGGCAGTAGCCCTGAATGCGGGGCAGATTAAGACTGGTGCTCCCTGCCGTACCGAACGGGTGGCAAAGTATAACCAGCTTCTCCGTATTGAAGAGGCGCTTGATGCGGATGCTTTTTATGGCAGCGGCTCATTGACACATCGTATGAGAGATATCTTAAAATAA
- the gap gene encoding type I glyceraldehyde-3-phosphate dehydrogenase — protein sequence MTKVAINGFGRIGRLVFRGLLDRTDLDIVAINNPSGPETAAYLLKYDTVHGRLNKKVEIDKDDLIVDGKRIHVFQDRNPENLDWSAYGTEIVIESTGKLKDRESAGKHIRGTVKKVIITAPGKDEDATIVVGVNENIYDPAKDDIISNASCTTNCLAPVCKVLNDTFGIKRGLMTTVHSYTNDQAILEKAHKKDPRRGRAAAENMVPTSTGAAKAIGIVIPALKGKLNGLAIRVPTPDVSLVDLTVELDKPATKESVNAALKAAAEGKMKGILAYTDEPLVSSDFKTTDVSSTVDSLLTMVMDDNLVKVIAWYDNEWGYSMRIIDLVAFVAGKF from the coding sequence ATGACAAAAGTAGCAATTAACGGTTTTGGAAGAATTGGACGTCTTGTTTTTCGGGGGCTTCTTGACAGAACGGATCTGGATATTGTCGCCATCAACAATCCAAGCGGCCCGGAAACAGCTGCTTATCTTTTGAAATATGATACGGTTCATGGACGTTTGAATAAAAAGGTAGAAATTGATAAAGATGATCTTATTGTTGACGGGAAACGCATCCATGTATTCCAGGATCGGAATCCGGAAAATCTGGACTGGAGCGCTTACGGCACGGAAATCGTTATCGAATCCACAGGTAAACTGAAAGACAGAGAAAGCGCGGGGAAACATATCCGCGGAACAGTTAAGAAGGTTATTATTACTGCTCCGGGTAAAGATGAAGACGCGACCATCGTCGTAGGTGTGAATGAAAATATTTATGACCCTGCTAAAGATGATATTATTTCCAACGCTTCCTGCACGACAAACTGTCTGGCACCCGTCTGCAAGGTGTTGAATGATACGTTTGGAATCAAGCGCGGTCTTATGACTACGGTACATTCTTATACCAATGACCAGGCTATTTTGGAAAAAGCACATAAAAAAGATCCGAGACGCGGAAGAGCCGCTGCCGAAAATATGGTGCCCACCAGCACCGGTGCGGCGAAAGCTATTGGTATCGTTATTCCTGCGCTGAAAGGAAAGCTGAACGGACTGGCTATCCGTGTTCCTACGCCTGATGTATCTTTAGTGGATCTTACGGTTGAACTGGATAAACCGGCGACAAAGGAATCGGTGAATGCTGCTTTGAAAGCGGCCGCTGAAGGAAAGATGAAAGGTATTCTGGCTTATACTGACGAACCTCTTGTTTCCAGTGATTTCAAAACCACCGATGTAAGTTCCACTGTTGACAGTCTTCTCACCATGGTGATGGATGACAACCTGGTAAAGGTAATCGCATGGTATGACAATGAATGGGGGTACTCCATGAGAATCATTGACCTTGTCGCTTTTGTAGCGGGAAAGTTTTGA
- the rsmA gene encoding 16S rRNA (adenine(1518)-N(6)/adenine(1519)-N(6))-dimethyltransferase RsmA, with the protein MKDANLADIKVVRYVLQRFGIRAKHRLGQNFLVRPDIVAEIAAAAELAEGAFVLEIGAGIGTLTQALAETGANVTTFEIDKSLENVLTHTLEAYNNVHIIYEDVLKANLKEILGDNNWHAAANLPYYITTPILLYLIQSELPISLFVFMMQKEVADRILAKAGSKDYGALTLAVQFDCTVERVMDIPPAAFLPHPAVTSTVLKIRRRKEPAVKVADRKLFFRLVKMGFGQRRKVFTNAMKSGGISMELGKKILERAGIDGGRRGETFSMEEYAALANAWDELVVNK; encoded by the coding sequence ATGAAAGACGCTAATTTAGCAGATATTAAAGTTGTAAGGTATGTATTGCAGCGATTTGGTATTCGAGCGAAGCATCGTTTAGGGCAAAATTTTCTCGTACGTCCCGATATTGTGGCAGAAATCGCGGCGGCAGCGGAACTGGCAGAAGGAGCATTTGTTTTGGAAATCGGTGCAGGTATAGGGACATTAACACAGGCACTTGCTGAAACAGGGGCAAATGTAACAACTTTTGAAATTGATAAAAGTTTGGAAAATGTTTTGACGCATACGCTGGAAGCTTATAATAATGTGCATATTATCTATGAAGATGTGCTCAAAGCAAATTTGAAAGAAATACTGGGAGATAATAACTGGCACGCAGCGGCCAATCTTCCTTACTATATTACGACACCTATTTTGCTGTACCTGATTCAATCTGAACTGCCCATTTCCCTCTTTGTATTTATGATGCAAAAGGAAGTGGCGGATCGTATTTTGGCGAAGGCCGGGTCGAAGGATTATGGTGCGCTTACCTTGGCGGTACAATTTGATTGTACCGTGGAAAGGGTGATGGATATTCCACCGGCAGCTTTTTTGCCGCATCCTGCAGTAACGTCGACAGTTCTGAAAATCAGGAGAAGAAAAGAACCTGCGGTGAAGGTGGCGGACCGCAAACTGTTTTTCCGTCTGGTTAAAATGGGGTTTGGGCAGCGGAGGAAGGTATTTACCAACGCTATGAAATCCGGCGGGATAAGCATGGAGTTGGGAAAGAAGATTCTGGAGAGAGCGGGGATTGACGGCGGCCGCCGTGGAGAAACGTTTTCGATGGAGGAATATGCTGCTCTTGCCAATGCATGGGATGAACTGGTGGTAAATAAATGA